One Longimicrobiales bacterium DNA segment encodes these proteins:
- a CDS encoding DUF4129 domain-containing protein, with product MSPARPHDPGRARAVHPALLVFLVIAAGTLVAVGAAGAGLILPPVDPNLTWIVRLIGGLAAAAGLAALLYQRRRLLSRADRHYDPAVAAFVAAASIMGTVAVLALLGGNARFEREPVPGVAASAAVDSGEEGAGPPRPTSEPTGLSGGFGRSVGGDRSDGPRTVREGGSGPGEDDAGFDWRGLGPAAAVLLLILLLATVAIALWILRRRWGVPGQDLPDDVPVAAADAEAGLRASLDEVAYAGRDPRGQITAAYRRLLGALAEAGAPRQPQEAPYEHLRRALGPLAVDPAPMHRLAELFVIAQFSDHPVTDAHRAAAAEALESALARLRAAEPIPEITNA from the coding sequence ATGTCCCCAGCCCGACCGCATGACCCCGGACGTGCCAGGGCAGTCCATCCGGCGCTGCTCGTCTTCCTCGTCATTGCCGCGGGCACGCTCGTAGCCGTCGGTGCCGCCGGCGCAGGACTCATACTTCCGCCGGTCGATCCGAACCTCACGTGGATCGTGCGGCTGATCGGCGGGCTGGCGGCTGCCGCGGGGCTGGCGGCGCTGCTCTACCAGCGCAGGCGGCTGCTGTCGCGCGCGGACAGACACTACGACCCGGCCGTCGCGGCATTCGTCGCGGCCGCCTCGATCATGGGCACAGTGGCGGTGCTGGCGCTGCTCGGAGGCAACGCCCGATTCGAACGCGAGCCCGTCCCGGGCGTCGCCGCGAGTGCGGCAGTGGACAGCGGGGAGGAGGGCGCTGGCCCGCCGCGCCCGACGAGCGAGCCGACCGGCCTCAGCGGCGGCTTCGGCAGATCCGTCGGCGGGGATCGCTCCGACGGTCCGAGGACCGTTCGTGAGGGGGGCAGCGGGCCGGGCGAAGATGACGCCGGCTTCGACTGGAGGGGGCTCGGTCCTGCCGCCGCCGTTCTCCTGCTGATTCTCCTGCTGGCCACGGTCGCGATCGCGCTCTGGATCCTCCGGCGCCGGTGGGGTGTGCCCGGGCAGGATCTCCCCGATGACGTCCCGGTCGCCGCGGCCGATGCCGAGGCGGGCCTGCGCGCGTCGCTCGACGAGGTCGCGTACGCCGGCCGGGACCCGCGTGGTCAGATCACCGCCGCATACCGCCGTCTGCTGGGCGCGCTCGCGGAGGCCGGCGCACCGCGGCAGCCGCAGGAAGCGCCCTACGAGCACCTGCGCAGGGCGCTCGGCCCGCTCGCCGTGGACCCCGCGCCGATGCACCGGCTGGCGGAGCTGTTCGTGATCGCGCAGTTCAGCGACCACCCGGTGACCGATGCTCACCGGGCCGCAGCGGCCGAAGCGCTGGAAAGCGCGCTGGCCCGCCTGCGCGCGGCAGAGCCGATCCCGGAGATCACGAACGCATGA
- a CDS encoding DUF58 domain-containing protein encodes MIARQRADPRLPAYLIAGFGALLVAIATGQGSVAALGAPFLALAAIGLIGREPAVVTGNVTLSAARVIEGDVIDGVVTIERDSDAEVDVMVAGLRGVAPADAGTLIGWSLPPGSGPVTLPFRMRAQSWGVHDVGTLWVRVRRPGGLLIREQKLAGAPTVRVLPTPLRLDRLLKPAEPRAIAGVHRSRFRGHGTDFAELRPYQPGDRLRDLSWSTSARFGKPWVTVNHSERTGTVLLLLDAFFSEEQRSTEALARAARAAWAVASVHLKAQDRVGLLARGRTTAWLPPRGGRRARWLLLDELLAVGGATQDTVLERRRGSRVIVPSDALVVGITGLGWRQFTRDLLHYRRAGHPTVALVIDTSDLLPQSDDRVDDAARRIWLARRYAERHALERGGVPTALITAGEGVGPAISALRRRMVRPVRPGALTR; translated from the coding sequence ATGATCGCGCGACAGCGCGCCGATCCGCGGCTGCCGGCGTATCTGATCGCCGGGTTCGGTGCACTGCTCGTCGCCATCGCGACAGGGCAGGGCAGTGTCGCGGCACTCGGCGCGCCGTTCCTCGCGCTCGCTGCCATCGGCCTCATCGGGCGCGAGCCCGCCGTCGTTACCGGCAACGTGACACTGTCGGCCGCACGCGTGATCGAGGGCGATGTGATCGACGGTGTCGTAACCATCGAACGCGATAGTGATGCGGAAGTGGATGTGATGGTCGCAGGACTGCGCGGCGTCGCGCCGGCAGATGCAGGCACGCTCATTGGCTGGTCTTTGCCGCCCGGCAGTGGACCGGTGACGCTGCCGTTCCGCATGCGCGCGCAGTCGTGGGGAGTGCACGACGTGGGAACACTGTGGGTGCGCGTGCGCCGGCCGGGCGGGCTCCTGATTCGTGAGCAGAAGCTTGCGGGCGCACCGACCGTGCGCGTGCTTCCGACGCCGCTCCGGCTCGACCGTCTGCTGAAGCCGGCCGAGCCGCGCGCGATCGCCGGTGTGCATCGCTCGCGCTTCCGCGGTCACGGCACCGACTTCGCGGAGCTGCGGCCGTACCAGCCGGGCGATCGGCTGCGCGACCTGTCGTGGAGCACATCCGCTCGCTTCGGCAAGCCGTGGGTCACGGTCAACCACTCCGAGCGCACCGGTACCGTTCTGCTACTGCTCGATGCGTTCTTCAGCGAGGAGCAGCGCAGCACCGAAGCGCTGGCGCGCGCCGCACGCGCCGCGTGGGCCGTGGCATCGGTCCACCTGAAGGCCCAGGACCGGGTGGGCCTGCTCGCGCGCGGTCGAACGACCGCGTGGCTGCCGCCGCGCGGCGGACGGCGCGCGCGGTGGCTGCTGCTGGATGAGCTGCTGGCCGTCGGCGGTGCGACGCAGGACACGGTTCTCGAGCGCCGTCGCGGCAGCCGCGTCATCGTGCCGTCGGACGCGCTTGTCGTCGGCATCACCGGCCTCGGCTGGCGACAGTTCACGCGCGATCTGCTGCACTACCGGCGCGCGGGTCACCCGACAGTCGCACTCGTCATCGACACGTCGGATCTGCTGCCGCAGTCCGACGATCGCGTGGACGACGCTGCCCGGCGCATCTGGCTCGCACGACGATACGCGGAGCGACATGCGCTCGAGCGCGGCGGTGTGCCGACCGCACTGATCACGGCCGGCGAAGGCGTCGGTCCCGCGATCTCCGCTCTGCGCCGCAGGATGGTGAGGCCGGTCAGGCCGGG
- a CDS encoding MoxR family ATPase — MSASELPFDDAARVVDAIVDEVCRAVVGKRDVIRLILAGLIADGHVLLDDVPGVAKTLTARSIAAAAGLKFSRVQFTPDILPADITGSLVLDMATQRPVFRPGPVFTDLLLADEVNRAPAKTQAALLEAMQERQVTSDGVAHTLPRPFLVIATQNPIESEGTYPLPEAQLDRFLLRTTMGYPSESDEVSLLTARIERRTEEVSLTPACDAATFVAVQQSLEDIHIDPRLLEYCVALVRATRAENQLEVGSSPRGTLALVKLTRAAALLAGRDFVSPDDIRAMAVPALAHRVVLSDDAWARGTNPGDLVRRAVDRVPVPLLTR; from the coding sequence ATGTCTGCATCCGAGCTACCGTTCGACGACGCGGCGCGCGTGGTCGACGCGATCGTCGACGAAGTGTGCAGAGCCGTGGTCGGCAAGCGCGATGTCATACGACTGATCCTCGCGGGACTGATCGCCGATGGTCACGTGCTGCTCGACGACGTGCCGGGCGTCGCGAAGACGTTGACGGCGCGATCGATCGCGGCCGCTGCCGGTCTGAAGTTCTCGCGCGTGCAGTTCACACCGGACATCCTGCCCGCGGACATCACGGGGTCGCTCGTGCTCGATATGGCGACGCAGCGTCCCGTGTTCCGGCCGGGCCCGGTGTTCACCGACCTGCTGCTGGCCGACGAGGTGAACCGCGCGCCAGCCAAGACGCAGGCAGCGCTGCTCGAAGCGATGCAGGAGCGGCAGGTGACGTCGGACGGCGTCGCGCACACACTGCCGCGGCCGTTCCTGGTGATCGCCACGCAGAACCCGATCGAGTCGGAGGGCACGTATCCGCTGCCGGAGGCGCAGCTCGACCGGTTCCTGCTGCGCACGACGATGGGCTATCCGTCCGAGAGTGACGAGGTGTCGCTGCTTACCGCGCGCATCGAGCGACGCACGGAGGAGGTGAGCCTCACACCCGCGTGCGACGCCGCCACGTTCGTCGCGGTGCAGCAGTCGCTCGAGGACATCCACATCGATCCGCGACTGCTCGAATACTGCGTTGCGCTGGTGCGCGCGACACGCGCGGAAAACCAGCTCGAGGTGGGCTCGAGCCCCCGCGGCACGCTCGCGCTCGTGAAGCTGACACGCGCGGCCGCGCTGCTGGCGGGACGCGACTTCGTCAGTCCTGATGACATCCGCGCGATGGCGGTGCCTGCGCTCGCCCATCGCGTGGTGCTGAGCGACGACGCGTGGGCGCGCGGCACGAATCCCGGCGACCTCGTCCGACGCGCCGTGGACCGCGTGCCCGTTCCACTGCTGACGCGATGA